A region from the Mucilaginibacter sp. CSA2-8R genome encodes:
- a CDS encoding PQQ-binding-like beta-propeller repeat protein, whose protein sequence is MPKPLRINIIIIALITMAGLIAGCKKNNPQDEIPTTTKPVSTPLPDLAMFVNTFDSSSGTTTYFLNAATGNVLTQYTYPAQTNTTWCQPVAGNGYLYNSSNNKIDAINMNTGSVVWTDDVTNVSAPILHDDTFYGVYTNANDSYGIYALDATKPSKTFLWKYEVNKAVQTQYPGNINVEIKYYNGLIYIAAAYKNIAAVDAKTGVLKWQMNTVNYVSNSLIALNNGFIINEDKVIDAATGQQIWMAKPAALPPTFTGNQELAKIEYVTKDLYFVATTHYPSSPGNRKCFLSAIDKTTGNEKWHTNYGGGYSNYDTINAVTQVWNNQLLIKKLVYTGAGKYGANVDERYLLMDIATGRIIVTLSDTGAGTTSGAYIINNDIFFCKRWESTLHGVFGPVSPPANYVFTNDLLTGKQKWNNNKLLENYQGTAYSCVVTGGKAYSPLIH, encoded by the coding sequence ATGCCTAAACCACTGCGTATTAACATCATCATTATAGCGCTTATAACAATGGCCGGACTAATAGCCGGCTGTAAAAAAAACAACCCTCAAGATGAAATACCGACTACCACTAAGCCAGTATCAACGCCCCTGCCCGACCTGGCCATGTTTGTAAATACTTTTGATAGCAGTTCGGGTACAACTACCTATTTCCTTAATGCTGCTACCGGTAATGTACTTACCCAATACACTTACCCGGCGCAAACCAACACTACCTGGTGCCAACCGGTGGCAGGCAACGGCTACTTATATAATTCAAGCAATAACAAAATAGATGCTATTAACATGAACACCGGTTCTGTAGTATGGACAGATGACGTGACTAACGTTAGCGCACCCATATTGCACGACGATACTTTCTACGGTGTATACACGAACGCTAATGACTCTTATGGCATTTATGCGCTGGATGCCACCAAGCCATCCAAAACTTTTTTATGGAAGTATGAGGTAAACAAAGCGGTTCAGACCCAGTATCCGGGTAATATCAACGTTGAAATTAAATATTACAACGGCTTAATCTATATCGCTGCTGCATACAAAAACATTGCTGCTGTAGATGCTAAAACGGGCGTACTTAAATGGCAGATGAATACGGTTAATTACGTAAGCAATTCGTTAATTGCTTTAAACAATGGCTTCATCATCAATGAGGATAAAGTGATTGATGCCGCCACAGGCCAACAAATATGGATGGCAAAGCCTGCAGCCCTTCCGCCTACCTTTACCGGTAATCAGGAACTAGCCAAAATAGAGTATGTTACCAAAGACTTGTATTTTGTAGCCACTACACACTATCCATCATCGCCGGGTAACAGAAAGTGCTTTTTGAGTGCGATTGACAAAACCACGGGTAACGAAAAATGGCATACTAATTATGGAGGTGGCTATAGTAACTATGACACCATAAATGCCGTTACTCAGGTTTGGAATAACCAGTTGCTCATTAAAAAACTGGTATATACCGGCGCAGGCAAGTATGGCGCTAACGTAGATGAACGTTACCTGCTGATGGACATAGCAACAGGCCGGATTATTGTAACCCTTAGTGATACAGGAGCCGGAACAACCAGCGGTGCATACATCATCAACAACGATATCTTTTTTTGCAAAAGATGGGAATCCACGTTGCACGGGGTCTTTGGCCCGGTATCTCCACCGGCTAACTATGTTTTTACTAACGATTTATTAACCGGCAAACAAAAGTGGAACAACAACAAGTTACTGGAGAATTACCAAGGCACTGCCTACAGTTGTGTTGTAACTGGCGGCAAAGCCTATTCGCCGCTTATTCATTAA
- a CDS encoding two-component regulator propeller domain-containing protein, whose product MLNLIRSFYLTLTVPFAVILQPFAVSAQHLFTQKLDNCKTDAFCLDCGSPKATYDSVSFNQIADKINSNYNLKGASGAVMFQVLVDSQGRGCTLSYSDPTKSKISQDIIDGLNACKWFPAMENGKPTTASINVMFRLANDRISGTIERVNQEEITANMSSRGEVKIYNTSYKYTNKNLPAYQFNVWQKENSALPQDMSQHVMVRNDDDIWYATLDGLTRFEHGVFKTFDKTNSPFTPNQTINAVAMDKANNIWIGAADAIFKFDGKTFEKLNTANVGIGGVYDIVPTAANEMLLCDDKGLVIYKEGKYEKIDKRAVSVMPSNRVNYAYRDKQSRLWIGTFSGSIMIDDQKKVTALNQSKTPLKGICITGAAEDEEGNIYFSLYDYAPSKNRDRTSEGVAKLDKNGNWTHYNDHNSGLPSNHLNSIFYDPFEKVLWMGTNESGLVRFDRANDWQVYHSENSKVPSTGIYQIAQDFKGKLYISTYNGMLRISKR is encoded by the coding sequence ATGTTAAACCTTATCCGCTCATTTTATTTAACTCTGACCGTGCCATTTGCGGTTATTTTGCAGCCCTTTGCTGTCAGTGCACAACATTTGTTTACTCAAAAGCTCGATAATTGTAAAACCGATGCTTTTTGCCTGGACTGCGGCAGCCCCAAGGCTACTTATGATTCGGTAAGTTTTAATCAAATTGCTGATAAAATCAACAGTAACTATAACCTTAAAGGCGCAAGCGGTGCAGTTATGTTTCAGGTTTTGGTAGACTCGCAGGGACGAGGTTGTACACTCAGTTATTCCGACCCAACCAAAAGCAAGATAAGCCAGGATATCATCGACGGGCTAAACGCCTGTAAGTGGTTCCCGGCTATGGAAAACGGAAAACCAACCACAGCATCAATCAACGTGATGTTCAGGTTGGCTAATGATCGTATAAGCGGCACTATCGAGCGTGTAAATCAGGAAGAAATTACAGCTAATATGTCCAGCCGTGGGGAGGTAAAAATTTACAATACATCCTACAAGTACACCAATAAAAATTTGCCTGCCTACCAGTTTAATGTCTGGCAAAAAGAAAATTCGGCTTTACCTCAGGATATGAGTCAGCATGTAATGGTCAGAAACGACGATGACATTTGGTATGCTACGCTGGACGGTTTGACTCGGTTTGAGCATGGTGTTTTTAAGACATTTGATAAAACCAATTCTCCGTTTACGCCCAATCAGACCATTAATGCAGTGGCAATGGATAAGGCTAACAATATTTGGATAGGGGCGGCCGATGCTATATTTAAGTTTGATGGAAAAACTTTCGAGAAGCTTAATACCGCTAACGTAGGGATTGGTGGCGTATATGATATTGTTCCTACTGCTGCTAATGAAATGTTGTTGTGCGATGATAAGGGATTAGTGATTTACAAAGAGGGTAAATATGAAAAAATTGATAAACGTGCAGTATCTGTAATGCCGTCAAACCGGGTTAATTATGCTTACCGCGACAAGCAAAGCCGTTTATGGATTGGCACCTTTAGCGGGAGTATTATGATTGACGACCAAAAAAAGGTTACGGCGTTAAACCAGTCCAAAACGCCGCTAAAGGGTATTTGCATAACGGGTGCTGCCGAAGATGAAGAAGGTAATATTTACTTTAGTTTGTATGATTATGCCCCAAGTAAAAACCGCGACCGGACCAGTGAAGGCGTTGCCAAACTGGACAAAAACGGGAACTGGACGCATTATAATGATCATAATTCTGGCCTGCCATCAAACCACCTTAATTCCATTTTTTATGATCCTTTTGAAAAAGTATTATGGATGGGAACTAACGAGTCGGGCTTGGTACGTTTTGACCGCGCGAATGACTGGCAGGTGTACCATTCCGAAAATTCGAAGGTGCCGAGTACAGGCATTTATCAAATTGCCCAGGATTTTAAAGGGAAGTTATACATATCAACTTACAACGGTATGTTACGAATTAGTAAAAGATAA
- a CDS encoding SUKH-4 family immunity protein, producing MTAQEYLSIWTSTGDQVSPNSRQKLTIFKFQPFTIDYLEVGLPKDAAPYLSFAGECDDVYARVTKLEDLYALCPERDKYIVIGSDESGNPIAINIQKNDLIEWLDHEDCFAPGYCNRSVECLLQFLIFYRDFINDIIECNGPEAYMDANFTDKQYDVMKNRMYMVDPDAFKKDRFWKGVLEELLVNRDYYQNQ from the coding sequence ATGACCGCGCAAGAATATTTATCGATTTGGACTTCAACAGGAGACCAAGTTTCTCCTAACAGCCGACAAAAGCTTACAATCTTTAAATTTCAGCCATTTACTATTGATTATTTGGAGGTCGGCCTGCCCAAAGATGCTGCGCCATACTTGTCTTTTGCTGGTGAATGTGATGATGTATATGCACGCGTAACGAAGTTAGAAGATTTGTATGCACTATGCCCCGAACGTGATAAATATATTGTGATAGGTTCGGACGAAAGCGGAAATCCAATTGCTATTAATATACAAAAGAATGATTTGATAGAGTGGTTGGATCATGAGGATTGTTTTGCACCGGGCTACTGCAACCGGTCAGTGGAATGCTTACTTCAATTCCTCATTTTTTACCGGGATTTTATAAATGATATTATCGAATGCAATGGTCCCGAAGCATACATGGATGCCAATTTTACTGACAAACAGTATGATGTCATGAAAAATCGCATGTATATGGTTGACCCTGACGCTTTTAAAAAAGATCGCTTTTGGAAAGGAGTTTTGGAAGAGTTGTTGGTTAATAGGGACTACTATCAAAATCAGTAA
- a CDS encoding adenylate/guanylate cyclase domain-containing protein — protein sequence MQANSTNTPNSDQNSTVLYTQFLKDGLFSEECQAIEVSQKALQQPNPCAAGWPEDDQEHELAVMFLDIRGFTSWMEARPVREVITGVRRLFSVFNQIIKSYNGKTITMAGDSLYAVFGLGTGIREAAAQAYQAGHKLFETMDLFNRIYGVPYYGQPLEVGVGLNTGKVMIGQFGLDAHQQLSVMGLPVNIASRLQGETKNLNNNFIVAEETYALLADEVSAHEKRSVRLKGLTRVQDVRLAGKPYQHVLEAASQINELAYLMAIAG from the coding sequence ATGCAAGCCAACTCTACCAACACTCCAAATTCAGATCAAAACTCAACAGTTTTATATACCCAATTTTTAAAAGACGGACTTTTTTCGGAAGAATGTCAGGCGATAGAAGTATCACAAAAGGCTTTGCAACAACCTAATCCGTGCGCAGCCGGATGGCCGGAAGATGACCAGGAACACGAATTGGCCGTTATGTTTTTAGACATCCGGGGTTTTACCTCGTGGATGGAGGCACGGCCGGTAAGGGAGGTAATTACGGGTGTTCGCCGTTTGTTTTCGGTATTTAACCAGATCATTAAAAGCTATAACGGCAAAACAATAACCATGGCCGGCGATAGTCTTTACGCTGTTTTTGGTTTAGGTACCGGTATTCGCGAAGCTGCTGCACAGGCTTACCAGGCCGGGCATAAACTTTTTGAAACCATGGACCTGTTTAACCGGATTTATGGCGTGCCTTATTACGGGCAACCGCTCGAAGTTGGGGTGGGCCTGAATACCGGTAAGGTAATGATTGGGCAATTTGGGTTAGATGCTCACCAGCAACTATCGGTGATGGGGTTGCCGGTTAACATTGCCTCACGTTTACAGGGCGAAACAAAAAATTTAAACAACAATTTTATTGTGGCCGAGGAAACGTATGCTTTACTAGCCGATGAGGTAAGCGCGCACGAAAAACGCAGCGTCAGGTTAAAAGGTTTAACGCGTGTACAGGACGTGCGCCTGGCCGGCAAACCCTATCAGCATGTTTTGGAGGCAGCCAGCCAGATAAACGAACTGGCTTATCTGATGGCGATAGCCGGGTAA
- a CDS encoding IPT/TIG domain-containing protein — protein MRTPLFAAIFCLLTFSIAFSYAQSWQPLGPDESEQLDFGKVLSSTMTLKDDVPYVAMYSDEKLSIQKPSETGKGWVQYGASFNISKFDVPTLFNMKIDQGDMYIAYYGLGGIYVKRLKSGAAKWETVGDTAAAKAQVVYMSMVINNHTPYLIYTNVLAGDKVSVVRLSADETKWETVGNANFSENKAAFPSLAFYNNKPYVAYQNYSLYSTIRLQCLNDAETKWETLASTSINSGSSTNTCLAFWGSVPCIAFSDALLSDKISVIKYNQANKSFEPLGQSGVSLGMASNVVMKSNNGTLYVAYTDQSQDYRLSVVKLNAEGTKWSWVGNQAFSSGQATGISLDFIGTKPFLVYRDYGYLSRAVASKLSDDGSRWEKASTTSFLPGSAWTMKMVSDDTSPYLAYTDFSDNQHLYVTRYDKVKAAWEKVGSSSVSKSWVNEMDIAMNGTQPYVYYRDSERATVKRLNAAGTDWEVVGNPTFTEAVSDNSKLSLTLNGNVPYVAYQAYNNYDKGTVMRLKEDGSAWEVAGDANFIPTTAKEVTLAADQGAVYAAYYNSLNYKVVIMRLKTGAAVWEKMVEVPFTYGQSFRISALKFYQSSLYLLLEDSYKLGLYKFNDAKTGWSQLGKRVLGYGGRSEAELAFYGSTPYVTYTSANEGKLSVARLNANGSDWEDVGGNYKISAGEISNSGMCVIDDQVIVAYECGGVFAKSVKLSASVTGGQPMSAGVGGSVTITGLNLTGATAVSFGGVAATFFNVQSATSITAIVGRGASGDIKVVSPAGTATLPGFQFVSSPTISGISPLEGGAGTKITVTGTNLTSATRLTLGGSSVLNFKAESATTLTAVLDENARSGYFALTTLGGTATAQQSFTFYNPPVLASASIMSAKTGTAVTLTGTNLGAVTSVSFGGIPAASFKLISATTLSAVVANGASGDIVVNNPGGSATLAGFTYISDKPTITSVSELKGNTGSTILIKGTNFKDFIEVSFGGVSAQSFTINSTELITAVVGRGASGVISVKTPKGTASYDGFIFIESPIIESFSPLSAAAGAPVTIKGFNFTGVSDVTFGGVPAASFKVVSAEIITANVGTGKSGPIEVTSRSGWAGSKGFTFLTLPAINSVAPASGAPATAVTLTGTNLSAVTAVSFGNQAAASFQILTDNTIIAIVGNGASGPIEVSSPAGKASIANFMFIPPPQITSIKPATVGENSQVTITGSNFYEVKNVIFADTRANSFTVNSSTNITATVGVAANGAASVITPAGAAKIDGFRFIPKPVLTADGPLTFAKGSRVKLQATEGQGYVYEWLRNGVTVKNTDNATFTVTESGSYQARLRVDDYSTETEPIEVKVKYVLPADNFRVSATDVSCKGQANGTISVTAAQSLVYTGTLTGNGIDKTFSFVQQVTVPSLVAGTYNLCITVQGEPDYKQCFELKITEPKDLAVYAVVNKENNMLNVNLQGGTDYTLTLNGSVFNTSSNTISLPLAKGTNRLLVSTNQPCQGVVERFINDPGNRIPYPNPVENVLYVNLGEAVVPMSEVNIYSTINGNKVWSNKFSNSSGIVQLDLSSVIPGIYSMHLLQGKAVNVFKIIKK, from the coding sequence TTGAGAACACCTCTTTTTGCTGCAATTTTTTGCTTGCTTACCTTTTCCATTGCTTTTAGTTATGCACAATCCTGGCAGCCATTAGGACCTGACGAATCCGAGCAGCTCGATTTTGGAAAGGTTTTAAGTTCTACCATGACGCTAAAAGACGATGTTCCGTATGTGGCTATGTACAGTGATGAAAAGCTTAGCATACAGAAGCCCTCTGAAACAGGGAAGGGATGGGTGCAGTACGGTGCGTCTTTTAATATCTCTAAGTTTGACGTGCCTACACTTTTCAATATGAAGATAGATCAGGGCGATATGTACATTGCTTACTATGGTTTAGGGGGTATTTATGTAAAAAGGTTAAAATCAGGTGCTGCAAAATGGGAAACGGTGGGTGACACTGCAGCGGCCAAGGCGCAGGTGGTTTATATGTCGATGGTTATAAACAACCATACACCCTATTTAATTTATACAAATGTACTTGCTGGCGATAAGGTATCGGTTGTGCGCTTAAGTGCAGACGAAACCAAATGGGAAACAGTGGGTAATGCCAATTTTAGTGAAAATAAAGCGGCTTTCCCTTCTTTGGCTTTTTACAACAATAAGCCTTACGTTGCTTATCAAAATTACAGCCTTTATTCTACAATAAGGCTGCAATGTTTAAACGATGCAGAGACCAAATGGGAAACATTAGCATCCACATCAATAAATTCGGGATCGAGTACAAATACGTGTTTGGCCTTTTGGGGGTCTGTACCATGCATAGCCTTTTCAGACGCCTTACTATCCGATAAAATATCAGTCATTAAATACAATCAGGCAAATAAATCTTTTGAGCCATTGGGGCAGTCTGGTGTTTCATTAGGCATGGCAAGCAACGTGGTAATGAAATCAAACAACGGGACGCTGTACGTGGCCTACACTGATCAAAGTCAGGATTACAGGCTGTCGGTGGTAAAGTTAAACGCCGAGGGTACGAAATGGTCCTGGGTAGGCAATCAGGCTTTCAGTAGTGGGCAGGCTACTGGCATCTCGCTCGACTTTATAGGTACCAAACCTTTTTTGGTCTATCGTGATTACGGTTATTTGAGCAGGGCAGTGGCGTCGAAACTGAGCGATGATGGCAGCAGATGGGAAAAAGCCAGCACTACCTCATTTTTACCAGGCAGCGCATGGACCATGAAGATGGTTAGCGATGACACGTCTCCGTATCTTGCCTATACAGATTTTAGTGATAACCAGCACTTATACGTTACCCGCTATGACAAAGTAAAGGCTGCCTGGGAAAAAGTAGGTTCGTCGTCAGTCTCCAAGTCTTGGGTTAATGAAATGGACATCGCGATGAATGGAACACAACCCTACGTTTATTATAGAGATTCTGAACGGGCTACCGTAAAAAGATTAAACGCTGCCGGTACCGACTGGGAAGTGGTAGGCAACCCGACATTTACCGAAGCTGTATCTGATAATAGCAAGTTATCATTAACCTTAAATGGTAATGTACCATACGTTGCCTACCAGGCATACAACAATTATGACAAAGGCACGGTGATGCGCCTTAAAGAAGATGGTAGTGCCTGGGAGGTAGCCGGCGATGCCAATTTTATACCCACAACAGCAAAAGAAGTAACCCTGGCTGCCGACCAGGGCGCGGTATACGCGGCTTATTACAATTCACTTAATTATAAGGTAGTAATTATGCGCCTCAAAACCGGCGCAGCCGTTTGGGAAAAAATGGTGGAAGTGCCTTTTACCTACGGGCAGTCTTTCAGAATTTCTGCACTTAAGTTTTACCAGTCATCTTTGTACTTGCTTTTAGAAGATTCTTATAAGTTAGGTCTTTATAAATTTAATGATGCAAAAACCGGCTGGTCTCAGCTTGGAAAACGCGTGCTTGGTTATGGAGGCAGAAGCGAAGCGGAACTTGCTTTTTATGGCAGTACACCATACGTAACTTATACTTCGGCAAACGAGGGTAAACTATCGGTGGCCAGGCTTAATGCCAATGGTAGTGACTGGGAAGACGTAGGAGGTAATTACAAAATATCTGCCGGCGAGATATCAAATTCGGGGATGTGTGTTATTGATGATCAAGTGATTGTTGCTTATGAGTGTGGCGGCGTTTTTGCCAAATCAGTTAAACTGTCGGCATCTGTAACGGGCGGCCAGCCCATGTCTGCCGGTGTGGGCGGATCGGTAACCATCACTGGCTTAAATTTAACCGGTGCTACAGCCGTATCATTTGGCGGGGTGGCGGCAACTTTTTTTAATGTACAATCGGCAACTAGTATTACCGCAATAGTGGGCAGAGGTGCCTCCGGCGATATTAAAGTTGTATCGCCTGCCGGTACTGCCACATTGCCGGGGTTTCAGTTTGTTTCATCACCAACTATTAGTGGCATTTCTCCGCTGGAAGGTGGGGCAGGTACAAAGATTACAGTTACCGGCACAAACCTAACCAGCGCAACGCGCCTAACGTTAGGCGGTAGTTCTGTTCTTAATTTTAAAGCAGAATCTGCAACTACCCTTACCGCTGTTTTAGACGAAAATGCTCGTTCAGGTTATTTTGCGTTAACTACGTTGGGTGGTACAGCTACAGCTCAGCAATCATTTACTTTTTACAACCCGCCCGTACTGGCTTCCGCCAGTATAATGAGCGCTAAAACAGGGACTGCCGTTACTTTAACAGGTACTAACTTAGGCGCTGTAACATCGGTGAGTTTTGGCGGCATCCCGGCAGCATCTTTCAAACTGATATCTGCAACTACCTTAAGCGCTGTTGTTGCCAATGGCGCTTCGGGCGATATTGTGGTTAACAACCCTGGCGGCTCAGCTACGCTGGCTGGCTTCACTTACATATCCGACAAACCAACCATCACATCGGTAAGCGAGCTTAAAGGAAATACAGGTAGCACCATATTAATTAAAGGCACGAATTTTAAGGATTTTATTGAGGTAAGCTTTGGCGGCGTGTCTGCTCAATCATTTACCATCAATTCAACTGAATTAATTACAGCAGTTGTAGGAAGAGGAGCAAGTGGTGTAATATCTGTTAAAACGCCTAAAGGTACAGCAAGCTATGATGGCTTCATATTTATCGAATCCCCGATTATCGAATCATTTAGTCCACTAAGTGCTGCAGCCGGTGCACCGGTAACTATTAAGGGTTTTAATTTTACTGGTGTAAGCGATGTTACCTTTGGCGGTGTCCCCGCAGCTTCTTTTAAGGTTGTATCGGCCGAAATAATTACCGCCAATGTGGGAACCGGTAAAAGCGGACCTATAGAGGTGACGTCGCGATCTGGTTGGGCAGGTAGCAAGGGCTTCACCTTTCTGACACTCCCAGCTATCAATTCGGTTGCTCCGGCGAGTGGTGCGCCAGCAACTGCGGTAACACTTACCGGCACAAACTTGAGTGCCGTAACAGCCGTAAGTTTTGGTAACCAGGCTGCTGCCAGTTTTCAGATTCTTACCGATAATACAATAATTGCGATTGTTGGGAATGGTGCAAGCGGACCGATAGAGGTGAGCAGCCCTGCAGGTAAAGCAAGTATTGCTAATTTTATGTTTATCCCTCCGCCTCAAATTACTTCAATTAAACCGGCCACAGTGGGCGAAAACTCTCAGGTAACTATAACCGGCAGCAATTTTTATGAAGTGAAGAACGTAATTTTTGCTGATACCCGGGCAAACTCATTTACAGTAAATTCTTCTACCAATATCACTGCGACAGTGGGAGTGGCTGCAAACGGGGCGGCTTCTGTCATTACTCCAGCCGGTGCAGCAAAGATTGATGGTTTCAGGTTTATTCCGAAACCTGTATTAACTGCAGATGGGCCGCTTACCTTTGCTAAAGGCAGCAGGGTTAAGCTTCAGGCTACCGAAGGGCAAGGTTATGTGTATGAATGGCTGCGCAACGGCGTTACTGTAAAAAATACAGACAACGCTACATTTACAGTCACAGAGAGTGGTTCTTACCAAGCCAGATTGCGCGTTGATGACTATAGCACTGAAACCGAACCCATTGAGGTTAAAGTAAAGTATGTTTTACCGGCCGATAACTTCAGGGTGTCGGCAACGGATGTTAGCTGTAAAGGCCAGGCAAACGGAACAATCAGTGTCACTGCAGCACAGTCGTTAGTTTACACAGGCACATTAACCGGTAACGGAATCGATAAGACTTTTTCGTTTGTGCAACAGGTAACGGTTCCGTCGTTAGTTGCAGGCACTTATAATCTTTGTATTACGGTGCAGGGAGAGCCGGATTATAAACAATGTTTTGAATTAAAGATAACTGAGCCTAAAGATTTGGCAGTTTACGCGGTAGTAAACAAAGAAAATAACATGCTTAACGTTAATTTACAGGGCGGAACAGACTATACGCTTACACTAAACGGTAGTGTGTTTAATACCAGCAGTAACACAATTAGTTTGCCTTTGGCTAAAGGTACTAACAGGCTGCTGGTCAGTACTAATCAGCCCTGTCAGGGTGTGGTTGAGCGCTTTATTAATGATCCGGGTAACCGCATTCCATATCCCAATCCGGTTGAGAACGTTTTGTACGTAAATCTTGGAGAAGCCGTTGTGCCAATGTCAGAAGTAAATATTTATTCAACAATAAACGGCAACAAAGTATGGAGTAATAAATTCAGCAATAGTTCAGGCATTGTGCAGCTTGACTTATCGTCAGTGATACCTGGTATCTACTCTATGCATCTTTTGCAGGGCAAAGCAGTTAATGTTTTCAAAATAATCAAAAAGTAG